A window of Pan paniscus chromosome 10, NHGRI_mPanPan1-v2.0_pri, whole genome shotgun sequence contains these coding sequences:
- the LOC100995634 gene encoding succinate--CoA ligase [GDP-forming] subunit beta, mitochondrial-like, giving the protein MSDNRVRVQRFLVADTANEALEAAKRLNAKEIVLKAQILAGGRGKGVFNSGLRGGVNLTKDPNVVGQLAKQMIGYNLATKQTPKEGVKVNKVMVAEALDISRETYLAILMDQSCNGPVLVGSPQEGIDIEEVAASNPELIFKEQIDIFEGIKDSQAQRMAENLGFVGPLKSQAADQITKLYNLFLKIDATQVEVNPFGETPEGQVVCFDAKINFDDNAEFQQKDIFAMDDKSENEPIENEAAKYDLKYIGLDGNIACFVNGAGLAMATCDIIFLNGGKPANFLDLGGGVKEAQVYQAFKLLTADPKVEAILVNIFGGIVNCAIIANGITKACQELELKVPLVIWLEGTNVQEAQKILNNSRLPITSAVDLEDAAKKAVASVAKK; this is encoded by the coding sequence ATGTCTGATAACAGAGTGAGAGTTCAAAGATTCCTTGTAGCAGACACTGCGAATGAAGCTCTCGAGGCCGCTAAGAGactaaatgcaaaagaaattgttttaaaagccCAGATCTTagctggaggaagaggaaaaggtgtCTTCAATAGTGGTTTGAGAGGAGGTGTTAATTTAACAAAAGACCCTAATGTTGTGGGACAGCTGGCGAAACAGATGATTGGGTACAATCTAGCGACAAAACAAACTCCAAAAGAAGGTGTGAAAGTTAACAAGGTGATGGTTGCTGAAGCCTTGGACATTTCCAGAGAAACCTACCTGGCAATTCTGATGGACCAGTCCTGCAATGGTCCCGTGCTGGTGGGCAGCCCCCAGGAGGGCATCGACATTGAAGAGGTGGCTGCTTCAAACCCAGAGCTCATTTTTAAGGAGcaaattgacatttttgaagGAATAAAGGACAGCCAAGCTCAGCGGATGGCAGAAAATCTAGGCTTCGTTGGGCCTTTGAAAAGCCAGGCTGCAGATCAAATTACGAAGCTGTATAATCTCTTCCTGAAAATTGATGCTACTCAGGTGGAAGTGAATCCCTTTGGTGAAACTCCAGAAGGACAAGTTGTCTGCTTTGATGCCAAGATAAACTTTGATGACAATGCAGAATTCCAACAAAAAGACATATTTGCTATGGACGACAAATCAGAGAATGAGCCCATTGAAAATGAAGCTGCCAAATATGATCTAAAATACATAGGACTAGATGGGAACATTGCCTGCTTTGTGAATGGTGCTGGGCTCGCCATGGCTACTTGTGATATCATTTTCCTTAATGGTGGGAAGCCAGCCAACTTCTTGGATCTTGGAGGTGGTGTAAAGGAAGCTCAAGTATATCAAGCATTCAAATTGCTCACAGCTGATCCTAAGGTTGAAGCCATCCTTGTCAATATTTTTGGTGGTATCGTCAACTGTGCCATCATTGCCAATGGGATCACCAAAGCCTGCCAGGAGCTAGAACTCAAGGTGCCCCTTGTGATTTGGCTTGAAGGAACCAACGTCCAAGAGGCCCAGAAAATACTCAACAACAGCAGACTCCCCATTACTTCAGCCGTTGACCTGGAGGATGCAGCCAAGAAGGCTGTGGCCAGTGTGGCCAAGAAGTGA